The DNA sequence CGATGAACGCGACCACACCCGCTATGACCGTCCGGGCCGCCACCCACGATGACATCCCTCAGGCGGCGACGCTGCTCACCGAGGCGTTTCTGATCGCACCGGTCTCCCAGTGGCTGGTGGGGGACATCGATGCCCGGGTCACCACCTTCCGGTCGCTGTTCACCATCGAACTCGAGCATGCCATCGACACCGGTGCCGACGTGTACGTGGCGGGACCGTTCACCGGGGTGGCGATCTGGTACCAGCGCGAGCAGCCGGAGTCGGCCAACCACATCACCGTCCACCAGCGTCGCCTGATGCTCGCCGCCGGTATCTGGCAGCACCGCGTCGCTGCTCTGCACGGCGTCCTAAGCGGACACCGTCCGGATCGGCCGCACCGGTATCTCGCGTACCTCGGCGTCACACCCTGGCTGCAGGGCCGGGGCGTGGGCACCGCCCTGCTGACCCACCAGCACCGGCTGCTCGACGCGTCGGCCACCCCGGCGTACCTGGAGGCCACCACGCCGCGCAACCGCGGCCTCTACCTTCGGCACGGGTACGTCGCCGACGAACCGGTCCAGCTGCCGGACGGCCCGCCGATCTGGCCGATGTGGCGCGCGCCGGCTCAGGGCGACCAGCTGTCCGGCCGCGACGGCGACCAGCCATCCGGCCGCGACGGCGACCAGCCATCCGGCCGCGACGGCGACCAGCCATCCGGCCGCGACGGTGACCAGAGTCAGGACCGTTGACCCGGGCCTACGTGACCATCGACTCTCACGAAATCATCGGATCCGCCGGGAACCAACGGGCGTCGGCAGCCGACCAACGCGTCAGAACCCGTCGAGCGGCACCCTCGGCGGCCCGATGATCGAGAGGTAACCCGTCAATGCACTCCACCCTTCGTCGCGTCGCCCGAGCCGGTGCCGTCGCCGCTATCGCCGGCGGCGCCGTGCTGCTCGCCAGCTCCCCGGCGGCGGCGCATGTCACCGTCACCCCCACCGTCACCACCGCCGATTCCTACACCGTGCTGACGGTGTCGGTGCCGCACGGCTGCGACGGCTCGGCCACCACCAAGGTGGCCATTCAGATCCCCGACCTGATCAACTCGGTGACCCCCACCATCAACCAGGGCTGGACGGTCGAGAAGGTGATGGCCACCCTCGACCCGCCGGTCACCGACAGCCACGGCAACGAGCTCACCGAGCGGGTCGCGGAGATCGTCTACACCGCCAAGACCCCACTGCCCGAAGGCCACCGCGACGTGTTCGAGCTGTCCCTGCGACTGCCCGACGCGGCCGGTGAGACCCTGATCTTCCCCGCCATTCAGACCTGCGAGCAGGGCGAGACCGCCTGGGCTCAGGTGCCGGCGGACGGCCAGGACAGCCACGAGTTGGACTACCCGGCACCGTCGTTCGTCATCACCGCCGCCGACGCCGACGGCACTGCCGCCGGTGACGAGCCCGCCGACGACGCCGAGCCGACCGAACTCACCACCGCCGGTTCCACCACCAGCGACGGCGGCTCCGTCGTCGGCTGGATCGGCCTGATCCTCGGCCTGCTCGGCTTCACCGCCGGCGGCCTGGCGCTGCAGCGCACCCGGAAGACCACATAGGCGTGTGGTCGCCGCACCGGGTACGGCGGGCCGCGCTGCTCGCCGTACCCGGACTGTTGTTCGGAAGCCTGCTCGGTCTGCTGCTCGCGCTCGCCGACGCCGGTCCGGCCGCTGCGCACGCCACGCTGCTGGCCAACGATCCGGCGGACGGCGCGCTGCTCGCTGAGGCGCCGCCGTCGGTCACCCTGACCTTCGACGAGCCGGTCCAGGTCCGCACCGAGGGCGTGCAGGTCCTCGACGCCGCCGGGTCCACCGTCGACGTCACCGCCAGGTCGGTGGACAGCACCGTGGTCGTCGACCTGCCGACTGGCCTGGCCGACGGCACGTACGTGGTCAGCTGGCGGGTGATCTCCGCGGACAGCCACCCGGTGGCCGGCGGGTTCAGCTTCGCGATCGGCGCGCCCACCGCCGGCAGCGTCGCGATCCCGGTCACCGAGCCGGACCTCGCCCTGCGGGTGCTCCGCCCGGTCACCGAGGCTCTGCTGTACGCCGGCGTGCTCGGGGGCAGCGGGCTCGCCGTGTTCGGCCTGTCGTTTTTGCCGATCCCGGCGCGTCGACGACAGCTGCCCACGGTGGTCCGGCTCGGGGTCGTCGCCCTCGTCGCGGTGGCGGTGATGCCACCGGTCACCACCGCCTGGCAGGACGCGGCCGACATCGGCGCGTTGGCCGACCCGGCGACCTGGCGGACCGGCTACCTGTCCGACCTCGGCCTGGCCGCCGCGCTCACCGCCGCTGGCGTACTCGCGGTCCTGGTCGGAGCCCGGCTGGACAGCGGCGGCGCCGGGACAGCCCGCCGCCCGGCCGGTGTCGCGGTGTTCGCCGGGGCCGGGTTGGCGCTCGGCGCGTTGGCGCTGATCGGACACACCCGCAGCTTCGGCCCGGTCTGGCTGACCCTGGGCAGCGACCTGCTGCACCTGGTCACCGCCGCGGTGTGGCTCGGCGGCATCCTCGGTCTGGTGCACCTGCTGTCCCGCCGCGCCGCCGCGCCGGTTGGCGACAGCGTCGACACCCCTGCCACCGACAGCGGCGGTGCGCCGTCGGCCGTGCAGCGGGCCGGCGTCGTGGCCGCGTTCTCCCAGACCGCCGCGTTCCTGGTCGCCCTGCTGGCGGTGGCCGGAGTCCTGCTCGGCTGGCGGATCGTCGGCTCCTGGTCGGCGTTGTTCGGCACCACGTACGGGCTGGTGCTGCTCGGCAAGGTCGCGGCGGTGGGGGCGCTCGTCGGCATCGCCGGCTGGAACCGGTACCGGTTGGTGCCGCGTACCCGCCGACCTGACGCCGAGGCCGCCGCCCTGCGTTCGCTGCGCCGCACTGTCCGGGCGGAGGCGGTGCTGCTGGTCGGGGTGCTCGCCGTCACCGGTGTGCTGGTCACCCGGGACCCCACGGACCGGGCCTCCGAGACCGCCACCACCGGCTCGGCCGACGGCCGTACCAGCGCCGTCGAGCAGGCCGTCGTCACGGACGCCGCGCTCGGCGATGGCCGGGTGCAGATCCGGATCACCCCCGGATCCACCGGGATCAACGCGCTGGAGTTGGCGCTGTTCGACGCCGCCGGGCAGCCGTTGGAGCCGGTCGCGCCGCCGACGGTGACCGTGACGTTGCCCGAGGTCGGGGTCGGGCCGCTGGACCGCCGGCTCGCCCAGACTGGCCCCGGACGCTACGAGGCGGTCGCCGACTTCCCGTTGCCCGGCAGCTGGGAGGTCACCGTCAACGCGCGTACCTCCCGGTTCGACAGCCCGATCGCGACCATCCCGGTGGAGATCCGATGAGCCTGGTGGAGATCCGATGAGCCTGGTGGAGATCCGATGAGCCTGGTGGAGATCCGATGAGCCTGGTGGAGATCCGATGAGCCTGGTGGAGATCCGATGAGCCTGGT is a window from the Solwaraspora sp. WMMD792 genome containing:
- a CDS encoding GNAT family N-acetyltransferase; its protein translation is MNATTPAMTVRAATHDDIPQAATLLTEAFLIAPVSQWLVGDIDARVTTFRSLFTIELEHAIDTGADVYVAGPFTGVAIWYQREQPESANHITVHQRRLMLAAGIWQHRVAALHGVLSGHRPDRPHRYLAYLGVTPWLQGRGVGTALLTHQHRLLDASATPAYLEATTPRNRGLYLRHGYVADEPVQLPDGPPIWPMWRAPAQGDQLSGRDGDQPSGRDGDQPSGRDGDQPSGRDGDQSQDR
- a CDS encoding YcnI family protein, with the translated sequence MHSTLRRVARAGAVAAIAGGAVLLASSPAAAHVTVTPTVTTADSYTVLTVSVPHGCDGSATTKVAIQIPDLINSVTPTINQGWTVEKVMATLDPPVTDSHGNELTERVAEIVYTAKTPLPEGHRDVFELSLRLPDAAGETLIFPAIQTCEQGETAWAQVPADGQDSHELDYPAPSFVITAADADGTAAGDEPADDAEPTELTTAGSTTSDGGSVVGWIGLILGLLGFTAGGLALQRTRKTT
- a CDS encoding copper resistance protein CopC; the protein is MWSPHRVRRAALLAVPGLLFGSLLGLLLALADAGPAAAHATLLANDPADGALLAEAPPSVTLTFDEPVQVRTEGVQVLDAAGSTVDVTARSVDSTVVVDLPTGLADGTYVVSWRVISADSHPVAGGFSFAIGAPTAGSVAIPVTEPDLALRVLRPVTEALLYAGVLGGSGLAVFGLSFLPIPARRRQLPTVVRLGVVALVAVAVMPPVTTAWQDAADIGALADPATWRTGYLSDLGLAAALTAAGVLAVLVGARLDSGGAGTARRPAGVAVFAGAGLALGALALIGHTRSFGPVWLTLGSDLLHLVTAAVWLGGILGLVHLLSRRAAAPVGDSVDTPATDSGGAPSAVQRAGVVAAFSQTAAFLVALLAVAGVLLGWRIVGSWSALFGTTYGLVLLGKVAAVGALVGIAGWNRYRLVPRTRRPDAEAAALRSLRRTVRAEAVLLVGVLAVTGVLVTRDPTDRASETATTGSADGRTSAVEQAVVTDAALGDGRVQIRITPGSTGINALELALFDAAGQPLEPVAPPTVTVTLPEVGVGPLDRRLAQTGPGRYEAVADFPLPGSWEVTVNARTSRFDSPIATIPVEIR